In Helicobacter mastomyrinus, the sequence ATAGCTCCTTGTATCAAATCTACGCTTTCAAGGCGAACATTGATGATTGTGTATTTCTCAAGTGAGTGTGAAAGTGTAATTTTCATCTGTGGTATCACATCTAAAGCTATACAATGGGAGGATTCATCTATGACAATGGCGGGACACATCACTTGTTTATGTGAATCTAAAAGTTCTGCTGCATAGCGAAGCATTTTAAGACGATAGAATGCTTGCTCAATATGGCTGATTTGCCTTTCTTTGACATTCAGCTCTTCAGCGATCCCATTGAGAGTATGTGTTAAAAAATCAATACTTTTGTGTTTGTGCAAAATAGCCTTTAAAATTCTATGCACTACCAAATCGCTATATCGGCGAATAGGCGAGGTAAAATGTGTATAGACATCAAAACCTAAGCCAAAATGCCCTATGTTATGTGTGCTATATGTGGCTTTGGCAAAGGATTGAATAATCATACTATCTAGGATATCACGCATTTTAAGTGTGTGGGCTTCTACATTATGGGTATACATATATGCGCTTTGTGCCTGAAGTGTGTGAATGAGTTTGTGAATATCTTTGGTCTGCGGGATTTCAAAGCCCATATTTTCAAGCTGCCACAAAAGAAAGCCGATACGATCTTTTTTTGGGGTGGGGTGGATTCTATAAATACCTTGAGGAGCAGTATTTTCGAGCATTTTTGCACTCTCCACATTAGCTAAGAGCATTGATTCTTCAATAATGCTATGGGCTAAGCCTTGCTGATGTCGCTGCCAATGGGATATTTTACCCTCCACATTAAGCTCTAGGGTTATTTCCTCACTGCAAAATTCATAGCCTTGCTTTAAGCGATGTGCTTTTGCCTTTTTCACATAGGGCACATAGGCTTTGAGCCATTTTTGGATTGCCTTAGGCAGAGGATTTGGCTGATTGTGTAAAAAGGCTTCTACTTCTTCATAGCTCACATTAGCCTGTGGCATAATCATCGCTTCTAAAAGCTCGCTTTGTAAGATATGGGCTTGTTTATTTAAGCAAATCTTCCACACCATTGCTAAAGAAAGCTTTTGCGCCTTAAGTGAGCAGATTCCACTGCTTAGCTCATTGGGGAGCATAGGGATTACTTTATGCGGAAAATATATGCTAAAGCCTCTTTGTCTTGTATTTTTATCAAGCTCACTCTCCATACTGACATATTCACTCACATCGGCAATAGCCACATAGAGCGTTTGCTCCTTTGTGTCAAAATAAATGGCATCATCGTGGTCTTTTGCATCTTTTGGGTCAATCACACAAAAAGGCAGATGGCTTAAATCCACACGATGAGTATACATCTCTTTACAGAGCGTATCATCAAAGGCTTTAGCGTTTTGGATTGCAATGGGGCTAAAGTCTTTTGCCATACCATTGAGGGCGAGTTTTTCATCAATATGAGCATCTTTTAGAATCCCCAGCACTTCAGTAATTTTACCCGTGGCGATTTCTACTCTCACTACACAATAGGGAGGCAAGGTACGGAGGGACTTTTGCGAGGCTTTAAGGGTGATAAATGCGGCTTTATGAGACTTGACCCCCAATTCCACAGCTTTTATCATACCTTTTTGTAGTACAAGCACAGCAAAACAATATGGCTTAGCACGATACAAAAGGGTGATAAAATGCAGCCTCTCTCTACTTTTAATCTTTGCTAAGATGATATCGCCCTTTCTAAACCCCATACCCTTTATACCATCAAGAAAGGCATCTTTAGTATGAGGAGAGCGAAGGTCTTTTACAAAAACTTTGCCTGATTGGGCAATATCTATAATGCCTATAACAAGGGTAGATTTAAGCGCGATATGCTTTCCTTTGGATTCAAGTGCATCCATATCTTGCAGTTGGGCTAATGCGTGAGAAAAGGATTTAGGAATGCGATTTTTCAATGTAGATTGCGCAATGAGTGTGTAAAAATAAATCATTAAGTATTCCTTCGCAGATTCACAAACCAGAAGTATTATATCTTTGAAAAGTAGCATAAAAAACAAAATTCTAAAAAATATATTCGTTTTACCAAACTTTGATAAAATAGCACTTTTTAATCAATTCTAAAGGGGATAATTTGGCGCATACGGGATTTGAGACAAGCACAGATACATTACTTGAGGAGCCAAGACTTTATCGCGTTTTGCTTTTAAATGATGATTATACAGCGATGGATTTTGTAACGCAGATTCTTATGGAGGTGTTTGATAAGACTTCTGATGAAGCTACGGCTATTATGCTAAAGATTCACAACGAGGGCAGGGGAGTATGCGGGATTTATACCTATGATATTGCTGAACTCAAGAGCCAAATTGTTACCCAAAAGGCAAAGGCACATAAATATCCCCTTCGTGTTATCACCGAGGAAATGCTTTCTTAAGGAGGGTATATGATAGGACAGAATCTTACGCTTATTTTTAATGAATCTATCGATATTGCACGAGAAATGCGACATAATATCCTCACAACAGAACATCTATTTTTAGCCACGCTGAATAATACTCAAGGTATTTCTATTTTGCAAAAATGTGGGGGTAATATACAGGAAATGCGCCGTATGACAAATCTCTATTTGCAAAAATATGTGCCATTTTCTCATCATCTCATACAAAACCCTAGGCAAACACCAGCCCTTGATAGAATTATCGAAACAATGGTAAAGCACGCTCAAAATAGTAATCGTCAAAGTGTAGATGTAGGAGATCTCCTTGCCTCTATTATGGAAGAAAATCAAAGCTTTAGCACACAGATACTCAAATCTCAAGGTATTGATAGACTAAGTGTGCTAGAAGTCATCACGCAACAAGAGCACGAAGATGTAATAAATGAAAGCACACAATCTGCAGAAAGTTATCTTGAAAAATACACAAGGAACCTCTCTGCACTTGCTAAAGAGGACAAAATCGACCCTGTTATTGGGCGCGAGGCAGAGATTTGGCGTGTGAGTGAGATACTCTGCAGACGTAAAAAAAACAACCCTATACTTGTAGGTGAGCCCGGTGTGGGGAAAACTGCCATTGCTGAAGGATTAGCACTAGAGATTTATCATAAGCGATTGCCAAAGGCTTTACACAATGCGCAAATTTTCGCCCTTGATGTGGGCAGTATGATTTCAGGGAGCAAATATCGCGGCGATTTTGAAAAGCGATTAAAAGGTGTGCTAAAAGAAATCGCGCAAATTCCCCATAGTGTGCTATTTATCGATGAGATTCACACGATTGTAGGCGCTGGAGCAACTTCTGGATCAAATCTTGATGCCTCTAATCTCCTTAAGCCCGCCCTTGCTAATGGTACATTACGTTGCATTGGGGCGACTACCTTTAGTGAGTTTAAAACGCATTTTGATAAGGATAAAGCCCTTGTGAGGCGATTTAGCAAGGTAGAAGTCAAAGAGCCAAGTTTGGAGGATTGCTATAAAATCATAGAGGGTTTAGCACCCATTTATGAATCTTATCATCACATCAAATATACAAAAAAAGCCCTCAAAGCCTGTGTGGATTTATCTAATCGATATATCAGCGATAAATTTTTACCCGATAAGGCGATTGATTTGCTTGATGAAGTGGGGGCAAATACTAGAATCTACCGCACGGACAAAGATTCTATGCCTCTTATTACTATTAAAGATATAGAATCTATCCTTAGCAAAAGTGTGCATATCCCTAAAAGCTCTATGAGTAAAGATGAGGGAAAAGCCCTGCTTACCCTTGCTAGCAAGCTTAAAGAGCGTATTTTCTCGCAGGATAAAGCCATTGATGAGCTAAGCAAAGTGATTAAGACAAACAAAGCCGGGCTAAGTGAGGGGAATAAGCCTATTGGTAGTTTTGTCTTTGCTGGACCTAGCGGCGTGGGGAAAACTGAACTTGCTAAAGAATTAGCGCGTATTTTAGGCATTGGGTTTGTTAAATTTGATATGAGCGAATATATGGAGGCACATTCTATTTCGCGGCTTATTGGTGCACCTGCGGGATATGTGGGCTTTGAGCAGGGGGGATTACTTGTAGATTCTATCCGTAAGAATCCCCATTGTGTATTACTGCTTGATGAAATTGAAAAGGCGCATATCGATATTTATAATATTTTGTTGCAGATTCTTGATTCTGCAAGTCTCACAGACAATGCTGGGAATAAGGCGGATTTTAAGAATGTAATTGTCATTATGACAAGCAATGCTGGGAGTAAGGAGGCAAACACATTGGGCTTTAGAGCGGATATACAAAGCAAAAATGATAGCGCTATCAAAATGCTTTTCTCCCCTGAATTGCGTAGTCGAATCGATAGTGTGATACATTTTAATCCGCTAGGGCTTAAAGAATATACATTGATTGCTAAAAAATACATTAGCGATCTTGCTACCTCGCTTAAGGAGCGGTATATTAATGTAAGCATAGATACTAAGGCGCTGCATTATCTTGCCACACAAAGTATGGATAAAGCCCTTGGTGCGCGAGAGATAAAAAAGATTATCGATAGTCAAATCAAACTCGCCTTAAGTGATGAAATCCTCT encodes:
- a CDS encoding ribonuclease R — its product is MIYFYTLIAQSTLKNRIPKSFSHALAQLQDMDALESKGKHIALKSTLVIGIIDIAQSGKVFVKDLRSPHTKDAFLDGIKGMGFRKGDIILAKIKSRERLHFITLLYRAKPYCFAVLVLQKGMIKAVELGVKSHKAAFITLKASQKSLRTLPPYCVVRVEIATGKITEVLGILKDAHIDEKLALNGMAKDFSPIAIQNAKAFDDTLCKEMYTHRVDLSHLPFCVIDPKDAKDHDDAIYFDTKEQTLYVAIADVSEYVSMESELDKNTRQRGFSIYFPHKVIPMLPNELSSGICSLKAQKLSLAMVWKICLNKQAHILQSELLEAMIMPQANVSYEEVEAFLHNQPNPLPKAIQKWLKAYVPYVKKAKAHRLKQGYEFCSEEITLELNVEGKISHWQRHQQGLAHSIIEESMLLANVESAKMLENTAPQGIYRIHPTPKKDRIGFLLWQLENMGFEIPQTKDIHKLIHTLQAQSAYMYTHNVEAHTLKMRDILDSMIIQSFAKATYSTHNIGHFGLGFDVYTHFTSPIRRYSDLVVHRILKAILHKHKSIDFLTHTLNGIAEELNVKERQISHIEQAFYRLKMLRYAAELLDSHKQVMCPAIVIDESSHCIALDVIPQMKITLSHSLEKYTIINVRLESVDLIQGAIYGTYLE
- a CDS encoding ATP-dependent Clp protease adaptor ClpS, with product MAHTGFETSTDTLLEEPRLYRVLLLNDDYTAMDFVTQILMEVFDKTSDEATAIMLKIHNEGRGVCGIYTYDIAELKSQIVTQKAKAHKYPLRVITEEMLS
- a CDS encoding AAA family ATPase, translated to MIGQNLTLIFNESIDIAREMRHNILTTEHLFLATLNNTQGISILQKCGGNIQEMRRMTNLYLQKYVPFSHHLIQNPRQTPALDRIIETMVKHAQNSNRQSVDVGDLLASIMEENQSFSTQILKSQGIDRLSVLEVITQQEHEDVINESTQSAESYLEKYTRNLSALAKEDKIDPVIGREAEIWRVSEILCRRKKNNPILVGEPGVGKTAIAEGLALEIYHKRLPKALHNAQIFALDVGSMISGSKYRGDFEKRLKGVLKEIAQIPHSVLFIDEIHTIVGAGATSGSNLDASNLLKPALANGTLRCIGATTFSEFKTHFDKDKALVRRFSKVEVKEPSLEDCYKIIEGLAPIYESYHHIKYTKKALKACVDLSNRYISDKFLPDKAIDLLDEVGANTRIYRTDKDSMPLITIKDIESILSKSVHIPKSSMSKDEGKALLTLASKLKERIFSQDKAIDELSKVIKTNKAGLSEGNKPIGSFVFAGPSGVGKTELAKELARILGIGFVKFDMSEYMEAHSISRLIGAPAGYVGFEQGGLLVDSIRKNPHCVLLLDEIEKAHIDIYNILLQILDSASLTDNAGNKADFKNVIVIMTSNAGSKEANTLGFRADIQSKNDSAIKMLFSPELRSRIDSVIHFNPLGLKEYTLIAKKYISDLATSLKERYINVSIDTKALHYLATQSMDKALGAREIKKIIDSQIKLALSDEILFGALKKGGNVKITLKQSPTPHIALVCNKIHKSIENNKKDVAKVL